One Agrobacterium vaccinii DNA window includes the following coding sequences:
- a CDS encoding FMN-dependent NADH-azoreductase has protein sequence MSKILLVTSSPRGGESLSNKFAGELAAKLQTQTNGSITHVDLGQNPIKHLDTVTTSAIRKAPDQRTPDEASAADDSDKRVAELLEADTIVIGTGMINFNIYSGLKSWIDNVARAGQTFTYTEKGPIGLATGKKVYIVIASGGVYSEGPAAPLNHAVPYLKTVLGFMGMTDVEVVYVEGLAFGPEAAEKAIASATAKVEELAKAA, from the coding sequence ATGTCGAAGATTCTTCTCGTAACCTCCAGCCCACGCGGTGGCGAATCGCTGTCGAACAAATTCGCAGGCGAGCTGGCTGCGAAGCTTCAGACGCAGACGAACGGCTCCATCACGCATGTTGATCTGGGTCAGAACCCGATCAAGCACCTCGACACCGTAACCACCTCTGCCATCCGCAAGGCTCCCGACCAGCGTACGCCGGACGAAGCATCCGCCGCAGACGATTCCGACAAGCGCGTTGCCGAATTGCTGGAAGCCGACACGATCGTCATCGGTACCGGCATGATCAACTTCAACATCTATTCCGGCCTCAAATCCTGGATTGATAACGTTGCTCGCGCAGGTCAGACGTTCACCTACACGGAAAAAGGCCCTATTGGCCTTGCCACCGGCAAGAAGGTTTACATCGTCATCGCTTCCGGCGGCGTCTATTCCGAAGGCCCGGCTGCTCCTCTCAACCACGCTGTCCCATACCTCAAGACCGTTCTGGGCTTCATGGGTATGACGGACGTTGAAGTTGTTTATGTCGAAGGTCTGGCATTCGGCCCAGAAGCTGCCGAAAAGGCAATCGCTTCCGCAACTGCCAAGGTTGAAGAACTGGCCAAGGCTGCCTGA
- a CDS encoding HlyU family transcriptional regulator, with the protein MASFFSKILSAFGSQASDDAPKKAETSEPHAYKDCVIYATPMKEGGQYRLAGRIEKKVGEETLTHEFVRADVFTSLDDAVECTVRKAQLIIDQNGASLFSDKK; encoded by the coding sequence ATGGCTTCGTTTTTCTCGAAAATCCTGTCCGCCTTCGGCTCTCAAGCATCGGATGACGCACCGAAGAAGGCCGAAACATCAGAGCCGCATGCGTACAAGGATTGCGTCATCTACGCGACGCCGATGAAGGAAGGCGGGCAGTATCGTCTGGCCGGACGCATCGAAAAGAAGGTGGGAGAGGAAACGTTGACGCATGAATTCGTGCGTGCCGATGTGTTCACCAGCCTTGACGATGCCGTGGAATGCACCGTGCGCAAGGCGCAGCTGATCATCGACCAGAATGGTGCGTCGTTATTTTCCGACAAAAAATAA